In Festucalex cinctus isolate MCC-2025b chromosome 1, RoL_Fcin_1.0, whole genome shotgun sequence, the sequence ATTGCCTTTGCTGAAAACAGCTCACTAGGTATTGACCGGATAGTATCTATTATTAATACAGAAACACCCTAATCAAGCTTGATGCatttagcatttattttttatatatgtttagtttaaaaagttaaaaaatagtCATCTATTAATGATTAATGGTATTTTATTTCCAAAGTGAATATGGAATACACTTTAATCAAAATCAACAAGTGATGGACAAAAGTTCACCATTGTCTTCAACGAAGTTCTCTGTTGTGTGGACAACGAAGTATCTCCATGATGGCTGatggctatttaaaaaaaaaaaaaaaaaaaaaaaaaaaagatggctatTTCCGGGTTGACTCGCTGATGATGCGTCGTGAAAACGCTCTAGTGACCATTTGcacgtgacgtcacttccgccatGGGAACACCCCCTCCAGAATTATGGACGGCAAAAAAACCACTTGCCTGGATTGTAACAATTGAATCGTGTACAGCGTGAAGTCCTACTCGTTTCAATTATAAAATGGTCATATCTTGCTTGTGCGGTCGGTTGTACAAACAGACAAGGGAGTAAagcaaatgttgctttttaccgAATACCtactaatgaagacaaaaggCGTCGATGGAGAGCGGCAATCAACAGAAAGGACTGGCAGCCCACAAACTATTCACAGATTTGCAGCAAGCATTTTTTACGAGGTTAGTAtatcaatgttcatacattttaCTAGTAATGTACACTTACTACATACACGCTAAGGTTGTAACAGGGGTGTCGAATTACATGTTTCAAATCACATTAACGATCGTTAATGTGAACGTGGCTTGAGCCACGTCGTTCGCGTCCACTccaactgcacacacacaacttagtttttaagtgtaccctctTCAAAACTATTAAGTGCATCGGACTGAAAATACTTGATGCATACTTAACATAACCACAGTGTTTCAACATAGGacagaatgtgtaaaaataacatttaaaaaaaatgagtcagTTAGCATAATAAACAAGTTTTACCTTTGCCATTACGAGGTAGATTGTCCTTCGGGTGTGAGCTGAGCGTAGCATCTCGTTGCAGACAGACAGCCAGCAGCAAAAAACTAGTATGCATCGAACTCTAGACTTTCATAAGCTTTGAAATCGGCTCCGGTAAGGAGATCGTGCACCGTGAATTCCGGCAAAGTCGGCGATTTGATTagctccgtgaaaacagcaggGGACAGAAAACAAGGGTCTGTTTTCAAACTAGTCATCTCCAGTTTCTGTAAATTTCGCACTCTATGAGCACATACTAAATGTTCCACTTCTGCCGACAGGCGAACGTCAGTTGAAGTAGCAGATTCCATGGCTCGATGGGCAATAATAAGTTttcttttgtaaaataaaagtctcaaAGTACCTAAATCGCTCCGCGGCCCGTCCACGTCCATTCAAACGTCATTTCCTTCCGCCGTCCATGGtgggacagtcacgtgatcacgtGACGTCGGTGCAAATGGTCAATTGCCAGATGTTTGCCAGATGTTTGTTTCCCccgcttcctggtttcatcacagctgcatgtcccaccccaaacacaatgttgctctgtgattgttcggatcggtggaaatcaacggactcggtacaagatgtattctcaggattttgtgaactcacaaatacctgGAGAATTCATtttgcagagcaaggttacaTTTTAACAACATGTGGCGCATGATCTTTTCTTTTCTCATCAGTCGTCTCATCTCATTCTAGCAACACCTGAGGCTGCATGACATGGTGGTCGAACACAGCATGGTGAGCGTGTCTGTGTGCCGAGGGGGAAAAGACTTCGAACAAGTCATGTCGACTACGCTCGTGCCCGGTGATGTCATCACTATTCCAGCCAATGGGATAATCATGCCATGTGATGCCGTGCTCATCTGTGGCACCTGCACAGTGAATGAGAGCATGTTGACAGGTTGACCTTTCTCATTTTGGTTCCCCCTTTTTATGTAGCTgatgacaaaatgtgtttccttcattttatattttataattgCCATTAGGAAATAAGCTTGGTGAGTAAATCTGTATGTGCTTGGTTCTACAGGAGAGAGTGTACCTGTTATTAAGACCAGTTTACCAAATTCAGGCGAGGAGGCAAATGAGATCTACAGTACGGAGGACCACAAGCGACACACCCTCTTCTGTGGCTCACATGTGATCCAAAGTCGTCACTGTGCTGATGAGCTGGTGAAGGTGGTCGTGGTCAGAACAGGTGTGGGCTGACTGCACTTTATGTTCAAATGTGATGAAAATACATTCTTCTGTTGTTTTGCCTTACCAAGCGCATCATCACACGTTCCATCCGACAGGCTTTAGTACAGAAAAGGGTCAGCTTGTGCGCTCCATCCTCTACCCGAAACCCACCGACTTCAAACTGCACCGTGATGCTACACATTTCCTGATGGCTATGGTGGTGTTGGCAGTGATTGGATTCATCTACACTGTCACCATCGATGTCCTGAACGAGGTGTCATGTCTGAAATCGACTAGTTACTCGTATTCAGTTTATGTGTCGtattgattgtattttttacCCCATCCCATCTAAGGTTCATGTTCGGGGCATCATCTTCGACACGCTGAACATCGTTATCGTTGCTGTTCCCCCAATCTTACCCGTGGCCTTGGCTGCTGGTCTGGGGCACGCACAGAGACGCTTGAAGCGAGTCGGCATCTTTTGTCTCAGTCCACAAAGGATTAACATATGTGGTCAGCTGAACCTGGTCTGCTTTGATAAGGTGGGCTTCATCCACAGCTTTGCGATTTTATTGCGTTGTGGCATTTGCCTTCAACACAATATAAAGCATCGGTTCAGAAAACAAAATTATTTGTTATAACATGTATGCATATTTATTTGGAGTATACAAGGTAAAGTCAAGTTTTATCAAACAAATGTGATTTAGGAATGAAGATGTTTTGACCCTTTTAGTCCTGTCTTTGTCTCTGAGGCCGATGAATGGTTATCAACTTCAACTTGTCTGCATATTTACTTTAGACTGGAACTCTTACTGAAGATGGTTTGGACTTGTGGGGTATTCAGAGAGCTGAAGATGGCATGTAAGTAACAAAGGTCTGTTCTTTTCTCTTCACGTACAGTTGTGATCTAAAGTTTACAATACATGGCTCTCCTGAGCTTCCAGTTATTATTCAAGTTCTCTGATGGAGTAATTGGAATGGATACTTTAttgtcatacaaaaaaaaaaaaaacatgaaatgttgTTCTTTTATGATTTGATTAGGTTTTAACAGAAAACTTGAGCAAATCTGCGAGGTCAAAAATATACATAGGCTACAGCAATGCTAATATTTGGTTGCATGTCTCTTGGCCATTTTCACTTCAATTAGGCATTTTTGTAGCTATCCACGAGATTCTGGTAAGCTTCTGGTTGAATCTTTGACAACTCCTGACAGATTTGGTGCAGTTCAGTTCCATTTGTTGGCTTGCTCTCATGGACTTGTTACTTTAGCATTGTTTGCATGTTCTGAATGGGGTTTAAGTCAGGACTTTGGGAAGGCCATTCTAAAACCTTAATACTAGCTTGATTTAGCCATTCCATGACCACTTTTGATGTTCGGTTGGGTGCTGTTGGAACACCAACTGTGCCCAATACCCAACCTTTGACCTGATGATTATGGGGGAAAAATGGTAGTCCTCCTTCTTCATTATCCCATTTGTTCTGTGTAAAGCACCTCTCAGTCTATGGCGATGCAAAAGCACGCTGGACTGTGGACACTGACAGCTGAGTTCCAGCATCTTCTAATTTTTGGCAGATCTGCTTTTTGGTGGTTCTCAGTCGATTCTTCACCCTCCTGACCAATTTTCTCTCAGGTGAGAGCTTGCATTTTCGTCCTGATGTATTGTTGCATCTGTGGGCGTTGGTATCCAATGAGCCTGATTTCAATGGCCTCAGAGAAGTCGCAGTCACTCCGACTCACACACAAGAAGTGAAGAGGCAATGGTATGAAGCTCATTTCACTTACAAACTTTCTAAGTCCACAAAATTGCTAATTCATTCTgctgtatgtatatttttgacccagcagatttGGTCACTTTTTCTGTTAACCAATAATAAAGTCATAAAAGAACCCAActttatggatgtttttttgtgacaaagaaGCATCTGTTCCAATCACTCTATATCAGAGAAAAACTATAGTTGTCGAAATAATTGGTAACTCGGGAGATCCATGACATCATGTTCTTTACAAGTGTATGAAAACTTTTGATCACAACTGTATTTGTTTCTTTACAGGATTAACAAAGTGGATCACTAGAAATCTGATGATGATAACCGATGTTTTATttgttctcaactcaactttatttataaagagctttaagaacaggcattgctgtatacaaagtgctgtagatAAACATAAATATAGGTTGTGTAGTAAAGaacaaggtaacaaaacaagaacaaagcaaacattttgaagtgcgaatacaagttttttttgttttgtttttttacaagtaaataaatttcacatcagtaaattaataagaagaaggcgagtgaataaataaataaataaatgcataaataagtagactaaacatcaaactcatacacaccacaaaacaccaagaacaagtctcatggtgcgccgaaagccaaagaatacagatgggttttaagacgtcttttaaaagaggataaagagggggattggCTAATATTTAgaggaaggtcgttccaaagggacaGACCGGCAACAGCTCTCATTCACATGTGAATGAATTTGgctaggactttttttttttttttttttttacactgcccTTTAATCACAATTGTGAGTTCCCAATCACTTTTTATGTATCTCACTAGAGATGACTTTGTGATTAGTCATTGCAATCTGACTGAACGATGCTGCAACAAGTCCAAGATGAAACGAGTCTTACTGGACAATTacaacatttagaagaaaaacattcatcaatgaatggtttatacattttgtcattttatgtGTTTAATTGTATCCATATTTactaaacttgactaaaaaaatgtatcattgaACTGTGATCCGTGTTGCTCCTTTTGTCTGCTTGTCCCCCAGTTTTTCACCTGCAGACACTCAGGTTGCATTAAGTCTGGTCAAGACTTCTTTTGTTGCCTGCATGGCTACTTGCCACTCACTGACCACCATAGAAGGCAAACTCTTTGGCGACCCTTTGGACCTCAAGGTGTTCACTGCCACAGGTTCGGTAAGCAACACTGATTGTTTACACTCAACATACTTGGACATTTAAACATGCCATGGAGACTCAGTTGATGTTGCAATAGGTGCATTCTGCAAGAATAGGATTTATTTTGAGAAGCTACATCAcgcattatcttttttttaaagattcttGATGAACCGAGAGAAGAAAAGGCTGCACTCTACAATCTCAACGTTTCCACTGTTGTCCGACTTCCGCAGCAGGTAATCCAGCAGGTATCCCTGTTTCTGAACGGAAATTTGCAGAGAATGAATAACATGTGCAACTTTCAGTCCGGTGAGTTTGGCATTGTGCGCCAGTTCCCGTTCTCATCGGCACTGCAGAGGATGAGTGTGGTGGTCAGGCAGCTGGGACAAAAACACTTTGACGTCTACCTGAAAGGAGCACCAGAGACTGTGGCTAACCTCTGTAAACCACACACAGGTCAGGAacatcatttttttgtatttttaccttactagaataaagtgtacaCTAGGTGGTAGTGGATTATTGGAATTGTCATTAGAACAATTAATAGGTTGAGTTTACAAATGAGTGACAGGCCTGCTGTGCTTCTGTTTGTCTCCACAGTCCCACAGGGTTTCAAAGAAACTCTGGAATCTTACACCCGGCAGGGGTTCAGGGTTATCGCCCTGGCACATCATCAACTGGAGTCTGAACTCTCTTTGCCAGAAGTGCAGAGCCTCGGCCGGTATGCACTATGCATTCATTCACACACAGAATTTATACAGGAGTACAAAAACATCCCACATAGAacactgtttctttttttctttttgaaatgcATGCAATGTTTAAATGACTTGTAGAATTCTGAATCTCACGTGAACAGAATGTTGCTATACCTAACCCACAAAACTACGACCCACATAACCTTTTGTTTTAAGTAATAAACTATTATTGGTTAAACTCGactgcaacaaaaacaaatgttaagATTTCCAACGCTAATGGTTATTATGTAATATAGCCTGCATAGAATGGTTTTCCCCATTGAATGTACAATGTAAGGTTCTCAAATTACACTACAAAATTGTCCTTATATACAAAGCGTGATGGTAATGCCTttggattatttattattttatttatttattagacaaTATTGGAATGATGAATTACCCAATGACATAACTTAAATAACTGGAGTCCAAACTCTGTTGACACAAAGTTCACAGCAGCCATTGTATATTCCTCCATCAATGCTACTATTGCACAATTGCAGGAACATCCCACCCCAGAACACAAagatgttgtttatttatttgaaaaattcTTGCCCTTGACGCGCTGAACTTTTCTCCGAGCTCGAAGACTATTTTTTCCTCTCCAAACATTCAAACGCTAGATTTCTTGAACTTAACAATTTATGAGCATAATTTGTTGCCATTAACTTTGATGTTAATTAACGTGCAATGAGCCAAGAGGTGATATGTATGACACTGACAGATAAAAGAATATGGATTTTCACTTCTTAAGTCTTTCAAATCAAAGAACTGGTGGCCAATGCCGTATGTCTTCTTTTATACACAATTATTGCAGTTGGAGCAGTGTTGCACACAGGAGGTTAATTAAGATCTTGAACTTGAGCAAAATTGTTTAAATGCCGGAAGCCACTTCAGAAAATCACAAGAATGTATTTTCACATAAACATGAGTATATATCTTTTCGTTGTCCACGCCAGTCAAACACAAAGCCATTTGCTAAGTTTAATGAGCTACAACAAACATGTTTGTGCCATTTATAGACGTGATGGGCCGTATGTTAAGTTAAATGaacataataatatatataactgGGAAGAAGGATTGACAGGAGTGCAAAATCTATTCCCGTCTTTTGCCCTTTGCATTAATTTTGGTGTACTTGGGCTCAACAGAGAGCAGATAGAGACCGACATGGACTTCCTTGGTTTGATCATCATGCAGAATAAAATCAAAGAACAGACTGCTGGCGTGTTGCTTGACTTACGACAAGCCAACATTCGAACTTTGATGGTTACAGGTAAACACTGTTCTTACATGTTGTCAGTTAGCAAGTGTTTGAAGTTCACCTAAAGTCGTTCTTATTTGCCATCACATTTGTCTGCTGCTAGGTGACAACATGTTGACAGCGATATCTGTGGCTCGAGAATGTGGGATGGTTCAAGCCCATGAGAGAGTTATTATTGCAGATGCTGTGCCACCAAATGATCAAGACGCCGCTAGTATCATGTGGCGCTACTCTGAGAACCCTGTTCTGAAGAACAATCATGTAAGAACTGtgacaatatgaaaaaaaatactctttaaaaaatgtaatatagaTTACAGACCAGAAAGGGCAAACTGAATACTATGAGGGATGGAACACAAACTGGCCTCTCTTTGCAGCTTCAGTTTTAAGTTAAATACACGGATAACAAATACATTGCAGTGCACTTTATGTGTTGCATTCTTTGGCTTTCACCCTAAGGTGGCGATATTCAAAAGCATAACATGATTCATTTGGCAATGGTTATAGTTTTGAATAATTGTTTGGAACAACACATTTAGATCAGAACTCTGTCGGACGTGCTGTTGCTTGGTTCATTCAGATGTCTGACATCAGCTTTGCTGGTGAGGGGTTGCACGGTGCCGAGGACACAGGCTGTCACTTCGCTGTGAGTGGCCAAGCCTTCGCTGTCATCTCTGAGCACTTCCCACAACTTATTCACAAGGTATAAAGACGCATTTGGCTTGTTAGGTTTCCATGTCCCGGTGTAAATTTGATTGGACGCTCTGCTTTTGTCTGCAGATTTTGCTGAGAGCAACTGTGTTTGCTCGTATGTGTCCGGAGCAGAAGACTCAGCTGGTGCAAGCCCTGCAGAACATTGAGTCAGCTTGATTTCTATTGTTTATAAATTAGCAAATCTATTTTCATTCCGTATATtactgttccttttttttttttttaaacttcacaGTTACATTGTTGGGATGTGCGGGGATGGTGCTAATGACTGTGGGGTGAGTGTGACAAACGAATTGAAACTGATTTGGTGACAAAAGAAatcagcctctttttttttttgacaaattttgGTGATGTTGTATTTCAAAAACTGCACTTCGGATTTGAGTTTGAATTTCTAGGActtactatcaaaataaaataatttcaatcTCTACATTTGAATCAAAATGTGATTACACTTCATTGatggaataattttaattcattaTGAATTTGTGTGATTTGTGTAGTAGAAGAAAATAGTGTTGTGTGCTGATCAAATGTCTTTTTCAGGCTTTGAAGAAAGCTCACAGTGGAATCTCTCTTTCTGAGCTGGAGGCCTCAGCAGCTTCTCCTTTCACCTCCACCATTCCAAACATCTCTTGCATGCCTAACCTTATCAGGTAGTACAAATGACCAAATGAGGCCATTAGGATGCCATTTAtgtatacatattcatttgcatagcttcattttaatattttcacagtagattttttgttgttgtttttaattcccCTTTGGGTAGTAATAAGAGTTATTTTCCCCTCACGATCCACAGGGAAGGCCGTGCTGCTCTTGTCACATCTTTctgtgtgttcaaatacatgGCCCTCTTTGTCGTCATCTTGTTCTGCAGCACGACTCTGCTCTACTCGGTAACCATTCTGCCTCATTGCTGCTTATTTCCAATGGCATTAAAAACATGCACTGACATATGCAGATGTGAATGTAGTGTGTCTGATGCAAAACGTGTCCTCTTTAGGTTCTCACAAACTTTGGATTCTACCAGTTCCTATTTATTGACATTGGCATCACTTTCTTTGTAGTCTTTTCAAGTGAGTAACATGTGTTCCAACTGCCCCCtgttatcattttatttttatatttgatatAATCTTTTATATCCTTTTCTTAGGTTCGCAAGAAAATTCAGGCTGGAAATGAGCAAAATGCCCCTTTTATGAGCTATTTTGCATAATTAcgggaaaataaaataactgtgaTCTTGAATGTTCGGGGTTTCTCATGAATATAATACAAATTAATGATGTCAATAAAATTTGCTCCTCGAGAAAGCATAGCAGTAGATGCTGTGCAATGTTGTTGTCAGTCATTTGTCTGGAGTCGAATGCGTGTGTAGCAACTACAAAGTTACTTTTCTATGTCATAACGGCGCTGAATTCAAATCTGAGCATTTTGCTAGCATTTTGAGATTTATTGTTTATTGCATCCAATCCACCAACTGCAGAAATGTCACAAATTCATTTTGAAATCTGTATGTTATGCAAAAAACAgttgggagggggaaaaaatcgatTATGATGGACGTGCACCGTAAACATTTTGTGCATTTCACACTCAGGCTACTGgttatcaatattaaaatacatGATTTTTCAACTGGCTTGCTTTGCTGTGTAGTGAGCCTGAACCCGGCGTGGAAGAAGCTGGTGCAGCAAACCCCTGAAACCAGCCTGATTTCCTGCACGGTGCTTTACTCACTTACATCTCAGATCTTCAGCTGCCTCCTCTTCCAGCTTGTGGCTTTCTTCTTAGTACAACAACAGAGTTGGTATGAGCAGCCCAAGTCAATGTGAGTATCGACTTCTAAAATTCCCAACTGAATCAGTACGACTTGCTATTTTGCCTTAGTATGTTCAATTCCACTTGGGCAATAATATAAGTCTATTatgtataggggtgtgaattgcctagtacctgacgattcgattcgtatcacgattcgcaggtcacgattcgattcgataccgattaatcccgatacgaatttataagtcgattgttgcgattttttttcattcaaatttagaaaatactaatcagtacgcttgtagagtgtaagatttatatgaaaatgtattatttatttatctgaaatttcagtggcggcacggtagtcgagtggttagcacgtccgcttcccagttctgaggtctccggttcgagtcctggctcggaccttcctgggtggagtttgcatgttctccccgtgcccgcgtgggtcttctccgggtactccggtctcctcccacattccaaagacatgcatggcaggttaattgggcgctctgaattgtccctaggtgtgcgtgtgagtgtggatggttgttcgtctctgtgtgccctgcgattggttggcaaccagtccagggtgtcccccgcctactgcccagagccagctgagataggcgccagcagcccccgcgacccttgtgaggaataagcggtcaagaaaatggatggatggatggatgaaatttcagtcttatagaggttgtaatctgtttcatgtttgaacagcattaaaataaaatattaaggcttaatgttccgttcatataacattcttccatgctcaaggtgtgaatcctaacccgaagtcagacgttttgttgaatattcttccattaaaaatggaagttgaaaaatcgattcacacacaaaaaaaaaaaaaaaaggcaatgatgataagacgttgaatcggtaagactaccgaatgaacaattctgagctcttaaaaaaaaaaaaaaaaatcgattttttttttttattgaatcgattcgagaatcgcgcgatgtagtatcgcgatatatcgccgaatcgattttttttaacacccctaattatgtataattctatTCTCTAAATTCTTTGTCAACCCTGGATTTATCAACTTTACTTTTGCATTGTATACATTTTACTGAgttatgtgtttgtgttgtagCACATAGTGCAGTGGAACCCCCATAGACAAAAACAAttcatttcaaattcaaaatattaaaaagtatAAGCAAAGTAAAATCTGCGGGTGCATCTTGGTTGCTTGCATCAACAACAGGATCCATGGAATagccatatttgtgaagacaTCTGCTAGCTGGAACCTGATTGCATCCTGACAGCGCAGTTGAATGGGTAGCAACCAGAATTGAAGGCACTGCTTAACTGCATGGCAACTCCATCCCTGCCTTTGCCTCTCCATGTATGCAGGCCGGATACTTTCATTCCCATATCGCCACCCACGGCTGCCGATCTACTGACTCATATGGTGAAACACTGCTCTTTAATCTTAAATAACAACTAGTTTCCATTCTGGCAGATGGAAAACAAATCAATCTATCCGGATTTGGCATTTGCCACTCTTGGGGACCCTGACCAGAGAGGACCATTCTTGATACCTTTCCCAAGTCACAGCATAGACCATCAAGGACAATACCAAGCAAAGCTGTGAAGACGTGAAATGTCCAGAAGGTCAATTGGACCATTTGACGCTGAGATCCGTCAACTACCAAACCCAGCCTCATCGTACCTTGGACCTACAAGTCCGAGATGACTACTCAGGCCATTGAAGATGTGGCTACCATAGGATGAGCAATTACAACCCGTTTGTCTGCCACATCCAGCGAACAATCCACCACAAATACTACCATCCTCATGGAATGCTTTCACGTCAAACGTAAGCAACGCTTGGATGACTCAATTCAAGACTTCACTCACTCCAGCAAAATAGCATGGAAGACTTTTAAATATCTTACAGGCCGCAGTTCCCGACCTAAACGATGCCCTGTCACAGTCAACTCTATTGCTCATCATATTTTTGTCAATGGTAGGTTTAAAGAAACCGATCAAAACATGCTCTCTCAGTGAAGCGAGAGTGTAGGAGGCTTTGGAATGCCTCAAATGTTGATCGGTTTCTGTCAGCTCCTTTTTTCATCAAAGAGCTACCTTCTGTCATATCAGGTGTGGAAAAGCACAAAGTCCCGACAATATCCCACTTGAATTCCTGAAACACTGTGGCCctaaaaataatgtacaaacTGGCTGagaaagtttttttccccccatctttTTTGAGGCAACAGTCCGTACTGGTTATCTAGCGGAAAGCCAACGTGGTTGCTTTGCCGAAACCAAACAAGCCCGCTGACGACCTCTAAGCTACTGCCCCATTTTGCTCACGCGTGTGCCCATGCAAGATCCTGGAACAATTTTTCCTGGCCAGACGTGACCCGTTGGTTGACCCCCAGCTGCCTAAAGAACAAGCTGGCTTTCAACATACACGCTACCATTCACCAAGTGATCAAGCAAACCTGTGGCATCGAAGACAAATTTGAGAAAGGGAACAGGGCGGGAGCAATCCTGGTGACTTAACCGCTGCCTACGACACTGTGTGAAGTCAAGGCTTGGTACAAAAGCTTCCTAACATGGTCCCAGACGAGCAAATGGTTAGTTTTGAGCTGCACGCTATGGAGCTATCATGAAAACGTACCTGCACGTTTCTTCTTTTCTAATATTTGATGTCATTAAAATACACGTGTTGACAAACTCTGTTTCTCCACAGTCACCATTCctctaaaaatgacctgaacgACCTGTTCAACGTCACTGTAACTCCACCATCTGGTGAATTGTACGGCGCAAATTACCTGTTTGCTGACGTCAGGAACTTTGAAAACACCTCCATCTTCTACGTTTCTGCCTTTCAGTACTTGACTGTAGCGATCATATTCTCCAAGGGAAAACCTTTCAGACAACCATCCTATCAAAActgtaagacaaaacaaaatattgtttgaatcAGATATGTGGATTTGCAACTAGTATATTttcatgtaaataattttaaatgaataattcTGATTTTTTATAACCTTTATAATGACATTATTGGttcattaaaaaattttttttacttctgttTTAACTTTCAGGGGCATTTATGTTGTCTGTCTTTACTCAGTATGCTTTTTTCTTGTTCGTCTTGCTTTATCCCATTCCTGCTGTAGACGACGTGTTTCAGGTgaacttttttgtgtttttatttattgatttagatTTTCTGACGTTATTGGTTCAATTGTAATAAGGACCCAGGCATAACATGGAGATAACCTGTTTTACTTGTGGCTGCAATATAGA encodes:
- the LOC144031385 gene encoding polyamine-transporting ATPase 13A3-like isoform X2 codes for the protein MSPFYVFQLFALILWSTQDSYDYAAVMAFIFLFAIAACLYTIRKQHLRLHDMVVEHSMVSVSVCRGGKDFEQVMSTTLVPGDVITIPANGIIMPCDAVLICGTCTVNESMLTGESVPVIKTSLPNSGEEANEIYSTEDHKRHTLFCGSHVIQSRHCADELVKVVVVRTGFSTEKGQLVRSILYPKPTDFKLHRDATHFLMAMVVLAVIGFIYTVTIDVLNEVHVRGIIFDTLNIVIVAVPPILPVALAAGLGHAQRRLKRVGIFCLSPQRINICGQLNLVCFDKTGTLTEDGLDLWGIQRAEDGIFSPADTQVALSLVKTSFVACMATCHSLTTIEGKLFGDPLDLKVFTATGSILDEPREEKAALYNLNVSTVVRLPQQVIQQVSLFLNGNLQRMNNMCNFQSGEFGIVRQFPFSSALQRMSVVVRQLGQKHFDVYLKGAPETVANLCKPHTVPQGFKETLESYTRQGFRVIALAHHQLESELSLPEVQSLGREQIETDMDFLGLIIMQNKIKEQTAGVLLDLRQANIRTLMVTGDNMLTAISVARECGMVQAHERVIIADAVPPNDQDAASIMWRYSENPVLKNNHMSDISFAGEGLHGAEDTGCHFAVSGQAFAVISEHFPQLIHKILLRATVFARMCPEQKTQLVQALQNIDYIVGMCGDGANDCGALKKAHSGISLSELEASAASPFTSTIPNISCMPNLIREGRAALVTSFCVFKYMALFVVILFCSTTLLYSVLTNFGFYQFLFIDIGITFFVVFSMSLNPAWKKLVQQTPETSLISCTVLYSLTSQIFSCLLFQLVAFFLVQQQSWYEQPKSIHHSSKNDLNDLFNVTVTPPSGELYGANYLFADVRNFENTSIFYVSAFQYLTVAIIFSKGKPFRQPSYQNWAFMLSVFTQYAFFLFVLLYPIPAVDDVFQIADIPYEWRITLLIIVLVHAVVSFLLEGWDARTYTEITLLV